From the genome of Mycetocola spongiae, one region includes:
- a CDS encoding ABC transporter ATP-binding protein — protein sequence MIEANLLTKQYGPKKAVDAVSFSVRPGMVTGFLGPNGAGKSTTMRMIVGLDRPTAGSVTVNGKPYRDHASPLHEVGVLLDAKAVHTGRSAYNHLLALAATHGIGRGRVREVIELTGLGAVANKRVGGFSLGMGQRLGIAAALLGDPKTLILDEPVNGLDPEGVRWVRQLVRGLAAEGRTVLLSSHLMSEMALTADHLIVLGKGRVIADAPVSQIIAGSTHESVRVISPRALELAAALERSGAPEAGAPAGSLLINTVGAQELSIMGLSAAAVGDAAAVLGISIHELSPIKASLEEAYMELTADDVEYRTGSTAPHAGPEGTR from the coding sequence ATGATCGAAGCAAATCTCCTGACCAAGCAGTACGGACCGAAAAAAGCGGTCGATGCGGTCTCATTCTCGGTACGCCCGGGTATGGTTACCGGCTTCCTCGGCCCCAATGGTGCCGGCAAGTCCACCACGATGCGCATGATCGTGGGGCTCGACCGTCCCACCGCGGGCTCCGTTACCGTCAACGGCAAGCCCTATCGCGACCACGCCTCGCCGCTGCACGAGGTTGGTGTGCTCCTCGACGCCAAGGCCGTGCACACCGGGCGCAGCGCCTATAACCACCTCCTCGCCCTCGCGGCCACCCACGGCATCGGCCGCGGCCGCGTGCGCGAGGTCATTGAACTTACCGGCCTGGGGGCCGTGGCCAATAAGCGCGTGGGCGGTTTTTCGCTCGGCATGGGCCAGCGCCTGGGCATCGCCGCCGCACTGCTTGGCGACCCGAAGACCCTGATCCTGGACGAGCCCGTGAACGGCCTCGACCCCGAGGGTGTGCGCTGGGTCCGCCAGCTTGTTCGCGGACTCGCCGCCGAGGGCCGCACCGTGTTGCTCTCGAGCCACCTGATGAGCGAGATGGCCCTGACCGCCGATCACCTGATCGTGCTGGGCAAGGGCCGCGTCATCGCGGATGCCCCCGTGTCCCAGATCATCGCCGGGTCCACCCATGAGAGCGTGCGCGTGATTAGCCCGCGCGCCCTGGAACTCGCCGCCGCCCTGGAACGCTCGGGTGCGCCCGAGGCCGGCGCCCCCGCGGGCTCGCTCCTGATTAATACCGTCGGCGCCCAGGAGCTCAGCATCATGGGTCTGTCCGCGGCCGCCGTGGGAGATGCCGCAGCGGTGCTGGGCATCTCGATTCACGAACTCTCCCCGATTAAGGCCTCGCTTGAGGAGGCCTATATGGAACTCACCGCGGACGATGTGGAATACCGCACCGGCTCCACCGCACCCCACGCCGGACCGGAGGGCACCCGATGA
- a CDS encoding copper resistance CopC family protein — translation MSAAVVRTPARARRAGMVLAAAVLGLGVFAGAPAAQAHNYVVSTNPEADSTLTEQPGKIAVTTNDNLLSTGEQNGANAMTITGPNGEFYGDGCVAVTGPAMIMEAQLGAPGHYTVTWQVVSTDGHPVSDEFGFEWQPAADQELAVGVPQRPMCGVAAGGESPSVSTPAATPGEDSSAAPSTTAPSGITADLGWILGAIGVILAGGLVMLVLLLRQRRRADVEREARTPGDTPGTTGA, via the coding sequence ATGAGCGCCGCGGTAGTGCGTACCCCCGCGCGGGCCCGCCGCGCGGGTATGGTCCTGGCCGCCGCGGTCCTGGGGCTGGGTGTTTTTGCCGGTGCGCCCGCCGCGCAGGCCCATAACTATGTGGTGAGCACCAATCCGGAGGCCGATTCCACCCTTACGGAACAGCCCGGGAAGATCGCCGTCACCACCAATGACAACCTGCTCAGCACGGGCGAGCAAAACGGCGCCAATGCGATGACCATCACGGGCCCCAACGGCGAGTTTTATGGCGATGGCTGCGTGGCCGTGACCGGTCCCGCGATGATCATGGAGGCCCAGCTGGGTGCGCCCGGCCACTATACGGTGACCTGGCAGGTGGTCTCCACCGATGGCCACCCGGTCTCGGATGAGTTCGGCTTTGAGTGGCAGCCCGCCGCCGATCAGGAACTCGCCGTGGGCGTCCCGCAGCGGCCGATGTGTGGCGTGGCCGCGGGCGGCGAATCGCCGAGCGTCTCCACGCCCGCGGCCACCCCCGGGGAGGACTCCTCCGCGGCACCTTCCACCACGGCCCCCTCGGGGATCACCGCCGACCTGGGCTGGATCCTCGGCGCGATCGGCGTGATCCTCGCCGGTGGCCTCGTGATGCTGGTCCTGCTGCTGCGTCAGCGCCGCCGCGCCGATGTGGAGCGCGAGGCGCGCACGCCGGGGGATACCCCGGGCACTACCGGCGCCTAG
- the zapE gene encoding cell division protein ZapE, which produces MTPHPSDTPAELSPAEAIAAEAQRILAEERAREERIPVRARELSAGVIARAEADGLVLDAAQLAALEPLSAALAAAVEGRPGAGGFYLWGAVGRGKTWLLDAYAAQLPTADLRRVHFHDFFRELELATATHFRRAGAGAAALEDVLRGVSVLAFDEFHVHDVGDAKLFIPFLESLAERGITLILSSNYAPEGLLPHENFHDLFEDSIRLLGARLAVVEIGPGKDFRADAAPAARATGFAAGTWTTLERPTAPDTAEPALISAGGHHFTVRAASADTLRFGFAELMVADTSVSDLLVWADRYPTWIVQDVPALAEANPRAQQRFVNLVDVLVDRDRTLHVQALVPRAAFTEGVDLPTDITRTISRLGLLGETPRG; this is translated from the coding sequence ATGACCCCGCATCCGAGCGATACCCCCGCAGAACTCTCCCCGGCCGAGGCCATCGCGGCCGAGGCCCAGCGGATCCTGGCCGAGGAGCGCGCCCGCGAGGAGCGCATCCCGGTGCGCGCCCGGGAGCTGAGCGCCGGGGTGATTGCCCGCGCCGAGGCCGACGGCCTGGTGCTGGATGCGGCCCAGCTTGCGGCCCTGGAACCGCTCAGTGCGGCGCTCGCCGCCGCGGTGGAGGGCCGTCCCGGGGCGGGGGGCTTTTATCTCTGGGGTGCGGTGGGCCGCGGAAAAACCTGGCTCCTGGACGCCTATGCCGCGCAGCTGCCCACCGCGGATCTGCGCCGGGTGCACTTCCACGATTTTTTCCGCGAGCTGGAGCTGGCCACCGCGACCCATTTCCGGCGCGCGGGTGCCGGGGCCGCGGCGCTGGAGGATGTGCTGCGCGGCGTGAGCGTGCTGGCCTTTGACGAGTTCCACGTGCACGATGTGGGCGATGCCAAGCTGTTTATCCCGTTCCTGGAGTCGCTGGCCGAGCGCGGGATCACGCTGATCCTGAGCTCAAATTATGCCCCCGAGGGCCTGCTGCCGCACGAGAATTTCCACGATCTTTTTGAGGACAGCATCCGCCTGCTGGGCGCGCGCCTGGCCGTGGTGGAGATCGGTCCGGGGAAGGACTTCCGGGCCGATGCGGCGCCCGCCGCGCGGGCCACGGGATTTGCCGCGGGCACCTGGACCACGCTTGAGCGACCCACGGCACCCGATACCGCCGAGCCCGCGCTGATTTCCGCGGGGGGACACCACTTCACCGTGCGCGCCGCCTCCGCCGATACCCTGCGCTTTGGCTTCGCCGAGCTGATGGTGGCCGATACCTCCGTATCCGATCTGCTGGTCTGGGCCGATCGCTACCCAACCTGGATTGTGCAGGACGTGCCCGCGCTGGCCGAGGCCAATCCGCGCGCGCAGCAGCGCTTTGTGAACCTCGTGGATGTGCTGGTGGACCGGGATCGCACGCTGCACGTGCAGGCGCTGGTGCCGCGCGCGGCCTTCACCGAGGGCGTGGATCTGCCCACCGATATCACCCGCACGATTAGCCGCCTGGGGCTGCTGGGCGAAACCCCGCGCGGCTAG
- a CDS encoding ABC transporter permease subunit, which yields MTTTTRQAATVRLPRLTFGGLLKSEWIKLRSLRSTLWSYGLMVLIAAGMGVLFSATSEISTTPDMYQVTPALAVQMSVLIGFMFSQLVAAVLGALVITGEYSTGMIRTTLTAAPKRVSAYIAKAVVLAVTTAAVSVVSVAAAYLASALTLMARGFDAPLFEGDTPAYIGGGILFITCVSIFALGLGALIRSGAGAIAGALGTLLVLPLIFQLIPLEWLNDLQPYLFGNLGQSLMGTFPSDLDTGLNILYLLLWPAVALVAGGIALVRRDA from the coding sequence ATGACCACCACCACCCGCCAGGCAGCCACCGTGCGCCTGCCCCGCCTGACCTTCGGCGGACTCCTCAAATCCGAGTGGATTAAGCTGCGTTCGCTGCGCTCCACCCTGTGGTCCTATGGCCTGATGGTCCTGATCGCCGCGGGCATGGGTGTGCTGTTCTCCGCCACCTCGGAGATCTCCACTACACCCGATATGTATCAGGTCACCCCGGCCCTGGCCGTGCAGATGTCGGTGCTGATCGGCTTCATGTTCTCGCAGCTGGTGGCCGCGGTACTGGGCGCCCTGGTGATCACCGGGGAATATTCCACGGGTATGATCCGCACCACGCTCACGGCCGCCCCCAAGCGGGTATCGGCCTATATCGCCAAGGCCGTGGTGCTTGCAGTGACCACCGCCGCGGTCAGCGTGGTGAGTGTGGCTGCCGCCTATCTCGCCTCCGCCCTGACCCTCATGGCCCGCGGCTTTGACGCGCCCCTCTTTGAGGGAGATACCCCGGCCTATATCGGGGGCGGAATCCTCTTCATCACGTGTGTCTCGATCTTTGCCCTGGGCCTCGGTGCGCTGATCCGCAGCGGTGCCGGTGCGATTGCCGGTGCACTGGGAACCCTGCTGGTGCTCCCGCTGATCTTCCAGCTGATTCCGCTGGAGTGGCTGAATGACCTGCAGCCGTACCTGTTTGGAAACCTCGGCCAGTCCCTCATGGGAACGTTCCCGAGCGATCTTGATACCGGACTAAATATCCTCTATCTGCTGCTGTGGCCCGCGGTGGCGCTGGTGGCCGGCGGCATTGCGCTGGTCCGTCGCGACGCCTAG
- a CDS encoding YcnI family copper-binding membrane protein has protein sequence MQKKTPLIVSGAVIAGALLALGGPLAASAHVGVTPSDTAAGSYSLLTFSVPHGCDGSGTTAVSIQIPEEINGVTPTVNPNWTVTKDMVDLSDPITDAHGNSLVQRVGSVTYTAKEPLADGFRDAFELSLQLPDSAGKTLVFPTLQTCETGSTDWSEIAAEGQDEHDLAAPAPSVTITAASEAHGEHTATPEAAPAAAEQDVLARVFGLGGIAVGVVGVIVGTLGLRARREAKA, from the coding sequence ATGCAGAAAAAAACTCCCCTGATCGTTTCCGGCGCCGTGATCGCCGGTGCCCTCCTTGCCCTCGGCGGCCCGCTCGCCGCGAGCGCCCACGTGGGGGTCACCCCCTCGGATACGGCGGCCGGCTCCTATAGCCTGCTCACCTTCTCGGTGCCCCACGGCTGCGATGGTTCCGGCACCACCGCGGTGAGCATCCAGATCCCCGAGGAGATCAACGGCGTGACCCCCACGGTGAACCCCAATTGGACCGTGACCAAGGACATGGTGGACCTGTCCGATCCGATCACCGATGCGCATGGCAACTCGCTGGTGCAGCGCGTGGGCTCGGTCACCTATACCGCCAAGGAGCCCCTGGCCGATGGCTTCCGGGACGCCTTTGAGCTCTCGCTGCAGCTGCCCGATAGCGCGGGCAAGACCCTGGTATTCCCCACGCTGCAGACCTGTGAGACCGGTTCCACCGACTGGTCCGAGATCGCCGCCGAGGGCCAGGACGAGCACGACCTGGCCGCACCCGCCCCGAGCGTGACCATCACCGCCGCGAGCGAGGCCCACGGCGAGCACACGGCCACCCCCGAGGCCGCGCCGGCCGCCGCCGAGCAGGACGTGCTTGCGCGCGTCTTTGGCCTGGGCGGTATCGCCGTGGGTGTGGTGGGAGTGATCGTGGGCACCCTGGGCCTGCGCGCCCGACGGGAGGCCAAGGCATGA
- a CDS encoding acyl-CoA dehydrogenase family protein — MSATTTNTPSPVDAARAAVDLSVLNTALLGTWPEARQHSRDLSARPEMQRDDSLAMAEHRERVLGQLKLLVADGQVHAAFPKSVGGGENHGANIAGFEELVTADPSMQIKAGVQWGLFGSAVMHLGTEEHHKKWLPGIMSLEIPGVFAMTETGHGSDVASIGTTATYDPATEEFIVNTPFRGAWKDYLGNAAKHGIAGVLFAQLITNNVNHGVHAFYIDIRDAEGNFLPGVGGEDDGQKGGLNGIDNGRLHFSNVRIPRTNLLNRYGDVAADGTYSSPIASPGRRFFTMLGTLVQGRVSLDGAATAASAVALQIAIIYGTQRRQFNAASETDEEVLLDYQRHQRRLIPLLAQTYAQNFAHDRLLVKFDGVFSGKHDTDDDRQDLETLAAALKSLSTWNALDTIQEAREACGGAGFLTENRLTGLRADLDVYVTFEGDNTVLLQLVAKRLLGDYARKFKGAGGADLAKFAVGQAADRAFHGSGLRRLGQNVADLGSVARSVGHVREENEQRQLLTDRVETMIGEVAGRLRPAAKLDKAAAAELFNTQQNELIEAARAHAELLQWESFTDALAGITDPGTHTVVTWLRDLFGLSLIEKHAAWYLINGRLSPARAQAVTAYIDRLVARLRPHALDLVNAFGYTQDHLRAKVTSGAERERQDEARAYYRDLRASGAAPVDEKTLIKKQR; from the coding sequence ATGTCAGCTACGACCACCAACACCCCGTCACCCGTTGATGCGGCCCGGGCCGCGGTAGACCTCTCGGTGTTGAACACCGCCCTACTGGGAACCTGGCCCGAGGCCCGGCAGCACTCGCGCGATTTGAGCGCCCGTCCGGAGATGCAGCGCGATGACAGCCTCGCGATGGCCGAGCACCGCGAGCGTGTTCTGGGCCAGCTGAAGCTGCTGGTGGCCGATGGCCAGGTGCACGCCGCGTTCCCCAAATCGGTGGGTGGTGGCGAAAACCACGGCGCGAATATCGCGGGCTTTGAGGAGCTGGTCACGGCCGATCCCTCGATGCAGATTAAGGCGGGCGTGCAGTGGGGCCTATTTGGTTCCGCGGTGATGCACCTCGGCACCGAGGAGCACCATAAGAAGTGGCTGCCCGGCATCATGAGCCTGGAGATCCCCGGCGTTTTTGCGATGACCGAGACCGGCCACGGCTCGGATGTGGCCTCGATCGGCACCACCGCCACCTACGATCCCGCCACCGAGGAGTTCATCGTGAACACCCCGTTCCGCGGGGCGTGGAAGGACTATCTGGGCAACGCCGCCAAGCACGGAATCGCCGGGGTGCTTTTTGCGCAGCTGATCACCAATAACGTCAACCACGGTGTGCACGCGTTTTATATCGATATCCGCGATGCCGAGGGCAATTTCCTGCCGGGAGTGGGCGGCGAGGACGACGGCCAAAAGGGCGGATTAAACGGCATCGATAACGGCCGCCTCCATTTCAGCAATGTGCGCATCCCGCGCACCAATCTGCTTAACCGCTACGGCGATGTGGCCGCGGACGGCACCTATAGTTCGCCGATCGCGAGCCCCGGCCGCCGCTTCTTCACGATGCTCGGCACGCTGGTGCAGGGTCGCGTCTCGCTCGACGGTGCCGCCACCGCCGCGAGCGCCGTAGCCCTCCAGATCGCGATCATCTATGGCACGCAGCGCCGCCAGTTTAACGCCGCCTCGGAAACGGATGAGGAGGTGCTACTTGACTATCAGCGCCACCAGCGCCGCCTGATCCCCCTGCTGGCCCAGACCTATGCGCAAAACTTCGCGCATGATCGCCTGCTCGTAAAATTCGACGGCGTATTCAGTGGTAAGCACGATACCGATGACGATCGTCAGGACCTGGAGACGCTCGCCGCGGCCCTGAAATCTCTCTCCACCTGGAACGCCCTGGACACCATCCAGGAGGCCCGCGAGGCCTGCGGCGGTGCCGGGTTCCTCACCGAGAACCGGCTCACGGGTCTGCGCGCCGACCTGGATGTATATGTCACATTTGAGGGCGATAACACCGTGCTCCTGCAGCTCGTGGCCAAGCGCCTGCTCGGCGATTATGCGCGCAAGTTTAAGGGTGCGGGCGGCGCCGACCTGGCAAAATTTGCGGTGGGTCAGGCCGCCGATCGTGCCTTCCACGGCTCGGGCCTGCGCCGCCTCGGCCAGAACGTGGCCGACCTCGGTTCGGTGGCCCGCTCGGTGGGGCATGTGCGCGAGGAAAACGAGCAGCGCCAGCTGCTGACCGATCGGGTCGAGACCATGATCGGCGAGGTGGCCGGCCGGCTGCGTCCCGCCGCCAAGCTGGATAAGGCCGCCGCGGCCGAGCTGTTTAATACCCAGCAAAACGAGCTGATCGAGGCCGCCCGCGCCCATGCCGAGCTGCTGCAGTGGGAGTCCTTCACCGATGCGCTGGCCGGAATCACCGATCCCGGAACCCATACGGTGGTCACGTGGCTGCGCGATCTCTTTGGGCTGTCCCTGATCGAGAAGCATGCCGCGTGGTACCTCATCAACGGCCGGCTCTCGCCCGCCAGGGCCCAGGCCGTGACCGCCTATATCGATCGGCTCGTGGCGCGCCTGCGCCCGCACGCCCTCGACCTCGTGAACGCCTTTGGCTATACCCAGGATCACCTGCGGGCGAAGGTGACCTCGGGGGCCGAGCGCGAGCGGCAGGACGAGGCGCGCGCGTATTATCGCGATCTGCGCGCGTCCGGTGCGGCCCCCGTGGACGAAAAAACCCTGATTAAAAAGCAGCGTTAA
- the recQ gene encoding DNA helicase RecQ yields METSSAPTAIDILQRVFGYDSFRGDQAAIVDRVVAGGDAVVLMPTGGGKSLCYQVPALLREGTAIVVSPLIALMQDQVDALLAVGVRAAFLNSSQDAAERERVERAYLDGALDLLYVAPERLSSEQTKRFLGNGHISLFAIDEAHCVAQWGHDFRPDYLALSELADRWPDVPRIALTATATEATHREITTRLRMENAEHFVASFDRPNIQYRIVNKNEPRKQLLEFIRAEGAGQVGIIYALSRKTVEKTAEFLQANGVNALPYHAGLDAGLRQRTQARFLREDNVVIVATIAFGMGIDKPDVRFVAHIDLPKSIEGYYQETGRAGRDGEPSVAWLAYGLADVVQQRRMIDESPGDMAHRRRLSAHLDAMLALCETVECRRVNLLTYFGQPSQPCGNCDVCLTPPQVWDGTVPAQKLMSTIVRLQRERNQSFGAGQIIDILRGKTTPRTTQWGHETLATWGIGQDLSEQQWRGVVRQLLARGLLLTTGEYGTLALSQTSPEVLSGGRTVPMRSEPERSKSRGGGGARRAAHPELDPRDAGLFEALRAWRAAEATEQGVPAYIVFGDATLRQVAAERPTELSGLDGVTGIGEKKLEKYGAGLIGVVTGYEGE; encoded by the coding sequence ATGGAGACCTCGAGCGCACCCACGGCCATCGATATCCTGCAGCGCGTATTTGGGTATGACTCGTTCCGCGGGGATCAGGCGGCCATCGTGGACCGCGTGGTGGCCGGCGGCGATGCCGTGGTGCTGATGCCCACCGGTGGCGGAAAGAGCCTGTGTTATCAGGTGCCCGCCCTGCTGCGCGAGGGCACGGCGATTGTGGTATCGCCCCTGATCGCCCTGATGCAGGACCAGGTGGATGCGCTGCTCGCCGTGGGAGTGCGTGCAGCATTTTTGAACTCCAGCCAGGATGCCGCCGAGCGCGAGCGGGTCGAGCGCGCCTATCTGGACGGTGCACTGGACCTGCTCTATGTTGCCCCCGAGCGGTTGTCCTCGGAGCAGACCAAGCGTTTCCTCGGCAACGGCCATATCTCGCTCTTTGCCATCGATGAGGCGCACTGTGTGGCGCAGTGGGGGCACGATTTCCGGCCCGATTATCTCGCGCTGAGTGAGCTCGCCGATCGCTGGCCCGATGTGCCGCGGATCGCCCTGACAGCCACCGCCACCGAGGCCACCCACCGCGAGATCACCACGCGGCTGCGGATGGAAAACGCCGAACATTTTGTGGCGAGCTTTGACCGGCCCAATATTCAGTACCGGATCGTAAATAAAAACGAGCCGCGCAAGCAGCTGCTGGAGTTTATCCGCGCCGAGGGTGCCGGCCAGGTGGGCATTATTTATGCGCTGAGCCGCAAGACGGTGGAAAAAACCGCCGAGTTTTTGCAGGCCAATGGCGTAAATGCGCTGCCGTATCACGCGGGGCTCGACGCGGGCCTGCGCCAGCGCACCCAGGCGCGCTTCCTGCGCGAGGATAACGTGGTGATCGTGGCCACGATCGCGTTTGGCATGGGCATCGATAAGCCCGATGTGCGTTTTGTGGCCCATATCGATCTGCCCAAGAGCATCGAGGGCTATTACCAGGAGACCGGGCGCGCGGGTCGCGACGGCGAACCGAGCGTCGCGTGGCTCGCCTATGGCCTCGCCGATGTGGTGCAGCAGCGCCGGATGATCGACGAGTCCCCCGGGGATATGGCCCATCGCCGCCGCCTGTCCGCGCACCTCGACGCGATGCTTGCGCTGTGCGAGACCGTGGAGTGCCGCCGCGTGAATCTGCTGACCTATTTTGGTCAGCCCTCGCAGCCCTGCGGCAACTGCGATGTATGCCTGACCCCGCCCCAGGTCTGGGACGGCACGGTGCCCGCGCAGAAGCTCATGAGCACAATTGTGCGCCTGCAGCGCGAACGCAACCAGTCCTTCGGCGCGGGCCAGATCATCGATATTCTGCGCGGCAAGACCACCCCACGCACCACCCAGTGGGGCCATGAGACCCTCGCCACGTGGGGGATCGGCCAGGATCTCAGCGAGCAGCAGTGGCGCGGTGTTGTCCGCCAGCTTCTCGCGCGCGGCCTGCTGCTGACCACGGGCGAATACGGGACGCTGGCGCTCTCCCAGACCAGCCCCGAGGTGCTCTCGGGCGGTCGTACCGTGCCGATGCGCAGCGAACCCGAGCGCTCGAAATCGCGCGGCGGCGGCGGTGCCCGGCGCGCCGCGCATCCCGAGCTGGACCCGCGCGATGCCGGGCTCTTTGAGGCGCTGCGGGCCTGGCGCGCGGCCGAGGCCACCGAGCAGGGGGTGCCCGCCTATATCGTCTTTGGCGATGCCACCCTGCGCCAGGTGGCGGCCGAGCGGCCCACCGAACTCTCCGGGCTGGACGGGGTCACCGGTATCGGTGAGAAAAAACTCGAAAAATACGGTGCGGGCCTGATCGGCGTTGTCACCGGCTATGAAGGCGAATAG